The proteins below are encoded in one region of Garra rufa chromosome 12, GarRuf1.0, whole genome shotgun sequence:
- the lrrc8c gene encoding volume-regulated anion channel subunit LRRC8C translates to MIPVTEFRQFTEQQSAFRVLKPWWDVFTDYLSVVMLMIGVFGCTLQVMQDKIICLPQRTFLPNQTELMCPPPSSNHESTVPVHELKGLKTNLDIQQYNYINQMCYEKALHWYAKYFPYLVLIHTVIFMVCSNFWFKFPGSSSKIEHFISILGKCFDSPWTTRALSEVSGENPEEKDNKKNSASRSNLDTPIGEGNLEKTQSLRSIPEKIVVDKPAPSVLDKKEGEQAKALFEKVKKFRLHVEEGDILYMMYVRQTVVKVLKFVLIIAYNSALVSKVRFSVTCTENMQDMTGYRYFCCNHTMAHLFSKLSYCYLCFVGVYGLTCLYTSYWLFYISLKEYSFEYVRQETGIDDIPDVKNDFAFMLHMIDQYDPLYSKRFAVFLSEVSENKLKQLNLNHEWTADKLRQKLQTNSNNRLELQLFMLSGLPDTIFEVTELQSLKLEIINNVTIPASIAQLEDLQELSLYQCSLKIHSAATSFLKENLKVLRVKFDDARELPQWMYVLRNLEELHLIGSLSSDASKNVTLDSLRELKALKTLALKSNFTKIPQSIVDVASHLQRLCICNDGTKLVMLNNLKKMVNLTELELVHCDLERIPHAIFSLSNLQTVDLKGNNLRTIEEIVSFQHLRKLICLKLWHNSIAFIPEHIKKLGSLERLYFSHNKIEILPSHLFLCNKLRLLDLSNNDIRFIPPEIGVLQSLQYFSVSCNKIENIPDELFFCKKLKTLKLGRNMLSVLSPKISFLGVLTHLELKGNHFECLPAELGSCRALKHGGLVVEDALFETLPSDIREQMQAE, encoded by the coding sequence GTGATGCAAGACAAAATCATATGCCTTCCTCAAAGGACATTCTTGCCAAACCAGACAGAGCTGATGTGCCCACCTCCTTCCTCAAATCATGAATCGACAGTGCCTGTCCATGAGTTGAAAGGACTGAAGACGAACTTGGATATTCAGCAGTATAATTACATAAACCAAATGTGCTATGAAAAGGCACTGCATTGGTATGCTAAGTACTTCCCTTACCTGGTTCTTATACATACCGTTATTTTCATGGTGTGCAGCAACTTCTGGTTCAAGTTTCCTGGCTCCAGCTCAAAAATTGAGCACTTCATATCCATCCTGGGCAAGTGTTTTGACTCTCCATGGACTACGAGGGCACTGTCAGAAGTATCTGGGGAGAATCCTGAGGAGAAAGATAACAAGAAGAACAGCGCCAGTAGGTCAAACCTTGATACTCCGATTGGCGAGGGCAACCTGGAGAAGACTCAGTCTTTAAGATCCATTCCTGAAAAGATTGTTGTTGACAAGCCAGCACCAAGTGTCCTTGACAAGAAGGAAGGAGAGCAAGCCAAGGCTTTGTTTGAGAAGGTCAAAAAATTCCGCCTGCATGTGGAGGAGGGAGATATATTATACATGATGTATGTCCGTCAGACTGTGGTAAAAGTGCTCAAGTTTGTCCTTATAATTGCATACAACAGTGCTCTGGTGTCAAAGGTTAGGTTCAGTGTTACCTGTACCGAGAACATGCAAGACATGACTGGTTATCGGTACTTCTGTTGCAATCATACTATGGCCCACTTGTTCTCAAAGCTCTCCTActgttatttgtgttttgttggtGTTTATGGACTCACATGCCTTTATACATCCTACTGGCTGTTCTATATTTCCCTCAAGGAATACTCTTTCGAATATGTCAGGCAAGAGACCGGAATTGACGACATCCCAGATGTAAAGAATGACTTTGCTTTCATGTTGCACATGATCGACCAGTATGATCCTCTATATTCCAAAagatttgcagtgtttctctCAGAGGTGAGTGAAAACAAGCTGAAACAGCTCAACCTTAACCACGAGTGGACAGCCGACAAGCTTCGCCAGAAGCTGCAGACCAACAGCAACAACAGGCTAGAGCTTCAACTCTTCATGTTGTCCGGTCTCCCAGACACCATCTTTGAGGTGACAGAGCTGCAGTCTTTAAAGCTTGAGATTATTAATAATGTCACCATACCTGCATCCATTGCCCAACTAGAGGATCTCCAGGAGCTTTCGCTCTACCAGTGCTCGCTCAAGATCCACAGCGCAGCCACTTCCTTCCTCAAGGAGAACTTGAAGGTATTGCGAGTGAAGTTTGATGACGCCCGTGAGCTTCCGCAGTGGATGTATGTGTTGCGAAACCTGGAAGAGCTCCATCTGATTGGCTCTTTGAGTTCGGATGCATCAAAGAACGTAACCCTAGACTCTCTTCGAGAGCTCAAAGCGCTGAAGACACTTGCGCTCAAGAGCAACTTCACCAAGATCCCTCAGTCCATCGTGGATGTGGCCAGCCATCTACAACGCCTCTGTATTTGCAATGATGGCACCAAACTGGTCATGCTAAACAACCTGAAAAAGATGGTGAACCTAACAGAACTTGAGCTGGTGCACTGTGACCTGGAACGCATACCACATGCTATCTTCAGCCTGTCTAATTTGCAGACGGTGGATCTGAAAGGGAACAATCTCCGCACCATTGAAGAGATCGTCAGCTTCCAGCATCTCCGTAAACTGATCTGTCTGAAGCTTTGGCACAATAGCATCGCTTTTATACCTGAACACATTAAAAAGCTCGGAAGTTTGGAGCGCCTCTACTTTAGCCATAACAAGATCGAGATCTTGCCTTCACACTTGTTCCTGTGCAACAAGCTGCGCCTCCTAGATCTGTCCAACAATGACATCCGTTTTATCCCACCAGAGATAGGCGTTCTCCAAAGCCTTCAGTACTTCTCTGTTAGCTGcaacaaaattgaaaatattcCTGATGAGCTCTTCTTCTGTAAGAAGCTCAAGACTCTGAAGCTTGGGAGAAACATGCTGTCGGTTCTCTCACCAAAGATTTCGTTCCTAGGTGTACTGACTCACTTGGAGTTAAAGGGTAATCACTTTGAGTGCTTACCAGCTGAACTTGGCTCTTGTCGCGCCTTAAAGCACGGTGGACTTGTCGTAGAAGACGCGCTGTTTGAGACGCTGCCTTCAGACATCAGGGAACAAATGCAAGCAGAGTGA